Sequence from the Thermothelomyces thermophilus ATCC 42464 chromosome 2, complete sequence genome:
gaagaccacagcagtcgtattcagcatcgtggacatgggcaacgacaaagacatgatattggggttaccatggcatgaagattacgacccggacatcagctggaagaatggtggccacctgcgaccccgaacggagtcgtattcgaccagcaagatggggagcgcgcaaggatcgcgagcggacgatgctcaaggaaaggcatgtcctacggatccaccgcaagagacggacagtggcaggcagaccactacggactctggaagaggcggcacaacgacatcgatattgcgacaggaggaacgagctgaatcgccgatagctgttctctccgttgacgaatgcggagcactgcaattggagcagtgggttgagacaggagaaatcgccagtatcgccatggacggaaccaagttcgcatactatcagaaaaccgagagacgagacaagactggggaagtaccgaaggagtatgagggacacccagcattcgaaccgaaacatctggaaggattaccagaacacggcccatgggatcacgagatcaagctcaaggaaggagcacgactgaagttcttcaagatttaccacacgagccagacgcagaacgaagaacttaagcgatatttggaggagaaccttcgaagaggacatatccgcccgtcgacatcgccagcaggctacccaatcctgtttgtgccaaagaaagacggaaagctacggttatgtgtcgactatcggcaactcaacgaacagaccgtgaaaaaccgatacccgttaccgctgatctcacggctccgagatcagttggcaggagcccaatatttcacgcgtcttgacttgccatcggcctacaaccacatacggatcaaagaaggcgacgagtggaaaacggcctttaggacaccctatggccactacgagtacctcgtcatgccattcggacttacgaacgcgccggcaacgttccaagccctgattgatcaagctatccaaccctttctcgacaaatttgcggtatgttatctcgacgacatactcatcttctccaagacgatggacgaacaccggaggcacgtgaaagcagtgctggacgcgctgcacgcgtacaagctatcagtcaacaagggaaagagcgaattccatgtcaggaagacagtctttttgggatacgaaatatcccccggacaaatccggatggaaccttcaaaggttgaagccatcaagaattggccacaaCCAGCGTCAgccacggaagtacgaagtttcatcggatttgcgaacttctaccggatgttcatcaggaactttggagcgatcgcacgacctttgcacgaactcaccaagaagaatgctgaattccaatgggaagagcaacacgagcaagcattcacgcaaatccgcgacgccattaccgaagatccagtactggtactgccagaccccaagaagccattcgaggtggaaacggacgcttcagactacgccatcggaggacaattgggacaacgagacgaacaagggaagctacatcctgtagccttcttttcaaagaagctcgacggaccacgtctcaattatccgatccacgacaaggaactacttgcgattgtcgaagctttcaaggaatggcgaccatacctcagcggcacgattgaaccggtacaagtgtatacggatcacaagaacttgcgatacttcacgacgacgaaggaactcaacggacgacaaatacgatgggcagaattcctcgcggaattcaacttcgagatccgctacaagaagggcaaagaaaacgcacgagcagacattttaagccgacgaacggatcacacgaaaggacgaacgggaacaacaccaccgttgttcaaggaacgaacagacgggaCGTTGCaccacgaaacgcagacacccgtggaagatgatccacttgactcgttcctagaatgctgcgcaatctttcgagaggaaaggatcaacgaggcacagtatcaagcagcacccggaccagtggtacctgacggagtggaagaaagagatgggaaactctggtaccgagacaaagcgtacatccacgacaaggatcaacagctgcgaatgattcgagaactccacgaatcaaaactcggaggacacaaaggagtcacgaagactgtcgcacaagtcaagaagcactacgactttccacagttaacggcacgagttaaggaagtcgtacggaactgcgacatctgcaatcggagcaaaacggcacgacacaagccgtacgggctacttcagccactaccaacagctgacaaaccatggagttcagttgcgatggacttcatcacgaagctgccagaatccaaggacacagccacaggagtgacctacgacagtattcttactgtagtagatcgcctgactaagtgggcatatttctttccctacaaggagtcctggacagcggaacagttggcagacgtgatctatcggcaagttgcatcagtgcatgcttggccgcaagaatggatcaccgacagagacaccaagttcgcatcgaagttctggcaagcgttaatgcaacgattaggcgtcaacagcaagctgtcaacggcatatcacccgcagaccgacggacaaacggagcgactaaaccaagttgttgagcaatacctccgctcttacgtcaattacCAACAAGACGACTGGGTCATGCTGTTACCAACAGCACAACTCGcctacaacacgacgccgacagaaacgaccaaagtcacaccgttcttcgcgaactacggatatgaagcagaccttaggcaaggaccagaggtcacagtgccgagagcagcagtcaaagcagaacagatgcacgcactgcatgaaaagctcaaaaaggaactcgagtttgtcaagaccagaatgaagaactactacgacaaacacaggctcgagggacctcgcctagagaggggagacaaagtctacctgatcgcacgaaacttgcgaaccaaacgaccaagcacgaagctggacttcaagaaggtcggacccttcgttatcaaagaacgaatctcgacatccaactaccgactatcgttaccgtcatctatgcgactacggacggatgtttttcatatttcacttctcgaaccagcaccaaagaacgccaaggttgccacgcacatcgaagcagaggacgaagaggaagaatgggacgtcgaagaaattctggattcacgcatcatcaacggggaactgcagtacctggtcaaatggcttgattttggaccagaggacaactcatgggaaccagtcaagaatttgaactgccctgagaaactggaacagttccaccggcagaatccggatcgaccaaaggaaaacccgggacagaaccaaagacggcgccccagtcgacagcatcgacggcatcattaatctgtgacgagggcatagcaggcgtctcttgccgctcaacctcctccaactcgtccaaggtcgacagaccacgcgccaccatgtcggcacctttctccaccaaaaactccttctgctgacgaagacgccggagccgcgcaagcttttcggacaactcgcGCTGGGCTTCTTCCAGACGGCGTTGAGATTCATCcagctcaagttcggcacgacgttcagcatccttgatacgacgctgctcctggagaatgcgatccactagaacgaacatcaggaatcacattcaaaaaaaaaaaaaaaaaaagaagaagaaaacgtgcttacaggaagaaagcggtatgccagagccatcgcaagaacgacctcgacgaacgCAGGCTTCGCAACGCTTCGTACGCGCGATCATTTTGCAAACGAGGCCTTGCGACgcgcaccaagagcaaggcataacgacaaaaccgttctcagcgatgttctgagcaagggaagcacggtaacgtgcagaatgcgacttccgtttctctatcggcattttgtcaacatggcgaccacgacgcagaaacagggagaatgcagtactcacaagcgaagggttgttggcgctatttgaaacggcctaagagggctttcgggtcgaaagccttgaaggaggggcatcgtgtcacgaataagcacatgggcggcctggcaggctgcagccaggacgcgggacattccgacagccaatcacttgacggaccaatcagaagattatcaccgccaagactaaggtcttcactggtgataataacatgtcaccgtcgacaacgcagaatcacgaagtgaaaggaggagtggtactggtgataactattgaagaaggacagacaattgtgtatatatagctagctagtcactcgttatggtggactctgggagttcaccagtggtaacaatcacaatcacagtactcataccaagcattgctgattactgtgagagacaactctaagtgttgttgtgaaccctttggcttcaccgaatccctcagacgacctgcctgcttgtcctgcttcacccacctccgtctggaccctttcagaagaagtctgagttgggttcgtcacactagagcagtaggttgagataggagaaatcgctagcatcgctatagacagaaccaagtttatatactattagaaagccgagaaacaagacaagactagggaagtaccgaaggaatacaaaggacacctagcattcgaaccgaagtatctagaaggattactagaatatagcctataggattatgagatcaagcttaagaaaggagcatgactaaagttctttaagatttactatacaagccagatatagaataaagaacttaagcgatatttagaggagaaccttcgaagaggatatatctacctgttgatatcgctagcaggctacctaatcctatttatacctaagaaagatagaaagctatggttatacgtcgactattggtaacttaacgaatagaccgtgaaaaactaatacctgttaccgctaatcttatagctctgagattagttagcaagagcctaatattttacgtgtcttgacttgccatcagcctataactatatacggatcaaagaaggcaacaagtggaaaacggcctttaggacaccctatagccactatgagtaccttattatgctatttagacttacgaacgtgctggcaacgttccaagccctgattaatcaagctatctgatcctttcttgacaaatttatagtatattatcttaataatatacttatcttctctaaaacaatagataaataccggaagtatataagagtagtattAGATACGTTATAcgtgtataagctattagttaacaaggaaaagagcgaattctacattaggaagatagtatttttaggatacaaaatatccctaagacaaatctagatagaaccttcaaaggtcgAAGCTATcaaagattagctataactaacgttagttatagaagtacaaagttttatcgggtttacgaacttctactagatgttcattaggaactttagagcgatcatataacctttgtacgaacttaccaagaagaacgctaaattctaataggaagagtaatacgagtaagcatttatatagatctacgataccattactaaagatctagtattggtactaccagaccctaagaagccatttaaggtagaaacggacgcttcagactacgccatcggaggacaattaggacaacaagacgaacaagggaagctatatcctatagccttctttttaaagaagctcgacagaccacgtcttaattatctaatctacgataaagaactacttataattgtcaaagcttttaaggaatagtaactataccttagtagtacgattaaattagtacaagtatatacggattataagaatttataatactttacgataacaaaggagcttaatggACGATAGATATGATAgatagaattccttacggaatttaattttgagatctactataagaagggtaaagagaatatataagcagacaccttaagccgacgaacggatcatacagaaggacaaacggaaataacgccaccattattcaaggaacgaatagatagaacgctacatcacgaaacgtagacacctataagagacgatctactcgactcgttcctagaatgttacgtaatcttttgagaagaaaggatcaacgagacatagtatcaagtagcacccggactagtagtatctgacggagtagaagaaaaagataggaaactctagtaccgaagcaaagcgtatatctacgacaaagattaatagctataaatgatttaagaactttataagtcgaaactcggaggatataaaggagttacgaagactattatacaagtcaagaaatactatgactttctatagttaacgatataagttaaggaagtcgtacggaactacgatatctgtaatcgaagcaaaacggcataatataagccgtataggctactttagccactgctaatagctaacaaactatagagtttagttacgatagactttattacgaaactgctagaatctaaggatacggccataggggtaatctacgatagtattcttactatagtagactacctaactaaataggcatacttctttccctataaggagtcctagacagcggaatagttagtagacgtgatttattagcaagttatattagtatatgcttagctacaagaatagattaccgacagagacaccaagttcgtatcgaagttctggcaagcgttaatataacgattaggcatcaatagcaagctatcaacagcatattacctacagactaatagacaaatagaataactaaaccaagttatcaagtaatacctttgttcttatattaattactagtaggataactaggttatactattactaatagtataactcgcttataatataatactaatggaaacgactaaagttataccgttcttcgtaaactatagatataaagtagaccttaggcaaggaccaaaggttatagtgccaagagcagtagtcaaagtagaacaaatgtacgcactatataagaagcttaaaaaggaacttaagtttattagaaccagaataaagaactactacgacaaacacaggctcaagggacctcgcctaaagaagggagacaaagtctacctaatcgtacgaaacctgtaaaccaaacgaccaagtacgaagctagactttaagaaggtcagaccctttattatcaaggaacgaatttcgacatctaactaccgactatcgttaccgtcatctatataattacggatagatgttttttatattttacttctcgaaccagcgccaaagaacgctaaaatCGCTATAAACATCGAAAcaaaggacaaagagaaagaataagatatcgaagaaattctagatttatatattattaatagggaactatagtatctagttaaatagcttgattttagactagaggacaacttataggaactagttaagaatttgaactgccctaagaaactagaacagttctactggcagaacccggatcgaccaaaggaaaacctgGGACAGAATCGAAGAtggcgccctagttaataacgttaacACTACCATTGAGCTATATACCTAGAAccgcccccgattcctgctgCTCCACCTCTTCCAATTCATCTAAAGACATAAGACCCCGGCAAACTATCTCCGACCCTTGAGATAATAACGATCGCTTTTGACGATAAATACGGTCTAAATAAGCTAGAGACTTGTCTAGATAACGCTACGCTTTTGCTAACGAATCGCGGTCAGTATAGAGAGCCTCTTTAGCATCTTGTTCTAATCGGTCAAGGCGCTTCGATTtatctacgatataggataCTACGGAAGTTAGTATAGAaaaaatatattaataagggGATACTaacaagataagactagaacCCTAGAACCGTTATATAACCTCTTGTAACAAATATATTCGCCATAACAAGAAGAactctctattatacggCAGCAGAGGCTAcaagaaaaacaaaaagaacAAAGCATCACTTTAAACCCTAGCTCGTTAATGGCAGCAGCTAGGGCAATACGCTCCTCGGTCTTTACGGACCTTTTTATCGAACGCTTTACTACACGAGACATGTTATTAGCAGTATACAGAAGAAAGAGGGAAATACGGGAGATAACTCACTAAGGGTTGTTAatgctatttaaaacggcctaagataggctttcgggtcgaaagccttaaaggaggggcatcgtgtcacggaaatatacatgtaggacgccgcctaagccgccttccCTGACAAGCCAATGGGATAGTAGGTACGAACGGACTAATTAGGAAAGGATTACGCttagcaaagtgatctatacgctataggatcactatcGTAGCCGTGATCCAGATaacaaaggatcactagataAAGGGTGatcctagaagtatatatacatgtaaatagtcactcgttatagtagactctaggagttcactagtgatagcaacctaacctacaattacaagtatttataccaagcattactaactattgtgggagataactctagtgttgttgtgaaccctttggctttaccgaatcccttagacgacctgtacgcttgtcccgcttaatttacctctgtctgaacccttttagaagaagtctgagttgggttcgtcacaaaacgcccctataggaggcctaccctggCCTAGCAGGCGGCTAGGAGCGCTTTACTCGACGCCTGACAGACCTATAtcttctttctatagcctagaaccccTTCCTTTTTATAACTAGCTAAGGGGGTAATGgctatagagcctattactatacctttagcctctactctagctaccttaaatataaattaagatcctttagtaaaatacctaaggtaataaataggcccttaaggtcctactaaaggaggctaaatataacctactaactatctaggagctatagattaaccgtttcatagggttaatatactacccctaggctttgaaatactacctagtttataagcctaaagACAAAACGGCTATTCTAATGGCTAAGCgcttcctagttagctagtaggactatttaaTAGAggaaaactagtataaggtaacctttctagccctaggagAGAAGGGGTTCGAACTTTAGTCAATCTATAATAACAAAGGCAAATAGGCCCTTTTATAAGACCTATTAGCCTTACCTCGGCTAACCTActccctagttcttataggtaactttaacctctactacctagtctaggacctatttaataggcttagcctaagggctagggaccttcttagccttatagactaataagaccttaacctatataCGCTATACAGctaggttactagggccccctAAGGGGACCAATATAGCCGGCCttttataatagacctattctaggccttagccgggctagaagcgacctatagggatatcgtAGAACATAGGAAATCCGATTACTACCTACAGGCCCTAAAcgtctccctctaggggactaaCAGGCCTATATTAGCTAGCAAAGGGTAGGattagaagagcctagataaGGAGGTCGCACAGGCCAAGGcagcctacctcctactccggcttggtaggtaggtatcggCCCCGGCCGGGCCTGTCTTCCGGAgcctagaggagcttctacaggccttcgataggcttatagaggcccttaaggagatagctacggtcttggccctagtaaagaaggctagcaCGGGTGGTAAACGAGCTCGATGGTAGATAAAGGAGGTTCGGGAGGCCTGGaagagggccaaggaggtagagagggcctataggggtaccctaaacccctatatataggaggcgcttcggcaggccctataggaccaGGCCAGGACCATTATAGCCACGAAGaccaagagctagagagctatattaCGGGAGGTAACCAACCGGCCGGACCtgctatagaggctagagagGTAGGCAAggttataaagctacct
This genomic interval carries:
- a CDS encoding uncharacterized protein (Contains conserved domains CHROMO[smart00298], Chromatin organization modifier domain, rve[pfam00665], Integrase core domain and RNase_H[cd06222].) — encoded protein: QWEEQHEQAFTQIRDAITEDPVLVLPDPKKPFEVETDASDYAIGGQLGQRDEQGKLHPVAFFSKKLDGPRLNYPIHDKELLAIVEAFKEWRPYLSGTIEPVQVYTDHKNLRYFTTTKELNGRQIRWAEFLAEFNFEIRYKKGKENARADILSRRTDHTKGRTGTTPPLFKERTDGTLHHETQTPVEDDPLDSFLECCAIFREERINEAQYQAAPGPVVPDGVEERDGKLWYRDKAYIHDKDQQLRMIRELHESKLGGHKGVTKTVAQVKKHYDFPQLTARVKEVVRNCDICNRSKTARHKPYGLLQPLPTADKPWSSVAMDFITKLPESKDTATGVTYDSILTVVDRLTKWAYFFPYKESWTAEQLADVIYRQVASVHAWPQEWITDRDTKFASKFWQALMQRLGVNSKLSTAYHPQTDGQTERLNQVVEQYLRSYVNYQQDDWVMLLPTAQLAYNTTPTETTKVTPFFANYGYEADLRQGPEVTVPRAAVKAEQMHALHEKLKKELEFVKTRMKNYYDKHRLEGPRLERGDKVYLIARNLRTKRPSTKLDFKKVGPFVIKERISTSNYRLSLPSSMRLRTDVFHISLLEPAPKNAKVATHIEAEDEEEEWDVEEILDSRIINGELQYLVKWLDFGPEDNSWEPVKNLNCPEKLEQFHRQNPDRPK